A window from Carassius gibelio isolate Cgi1373 ecotype wild population from Czech Republic chromosome B3, carGib1.2-hapl.c, whole genome shotgun sequence encodes these proteins:
- the LOC127952600 gene encoding golgin subfamily A member 6-like protein 1 isoform X2 codes for MMFVKEESEENTSEPETWRIKQEEPETWRIKHEEPETWRIKHEEPETWRINHVEQGGLMKVKEERQDLNEVEEKHQHQKAHDANTGEKSMEFVKEEIEENTREPETWTIKHDEPETWRIKHDEPENWRIKREEPETWRIKHEEPETWRIKHEEPETWRIKHEEPETWRIKHEEPETCRIKYEEQGLMKVKEERRSE; via the exons ATGATGTTTGTTAAAGAGGAAAGTGAAGAGAACacgagtgaaccagaaacctggagaataaaacaggaagaaccagaaacctggagaataaaacacgaggaaccagaaacctggagaataaaacacgaggaaccagaaacctggagaataaatcACGTGGAACAAGGAG gcCTGATGAAAGTGAAAGAGGAAAGACAAGATCTGAATGAAGTGGAAGAGAAGCATCAGCATCAGAAAGCTCATGATGCCAACACTGGAGAGAAATCA ATGGAGTTTGTTAAAGAAGAGATTGAAGAGAACACGAGAGAACCAGAAACCTGGACAATAAAACACGacgaaccagaaacctggagaataaaacacgacgAACCAGAAAACTGGAGAATAAAAcgcgaggaaccagaaacctggagaataaaacacgaggaaccagaaacctggagaataaaacacgaggaaccagaaacctggagaataaaacacgaggaaccagaaacctggagaataaaacacgaggagccagaaacctgcagaataaaataCGAGGAACAAG gTCTGATGAAAGTGAAAGAGGAAAGACGATCTGAATGA
- the LOC127952600 gene encoding gastrula zinc finger protein XlCGF8.2DB-like isoform X1, translated as MMFVKEESEENTSEPETWRIKQEEPETWRIKHEEPETWRIKHEEPETWRINHVEQGGLMKVKEERQDLNEVEEKHQHQKAHDANTGEKSVSCSKTVSSCSQRNIQRKEAKSPFTCSQCGESFKQKRTLDEHMMNVHNEKKPFTCSECGNTFIRKGSFKYHMLKHTGIKSFTCSQCGNMFSHRGSLWNHMKIHAQIKSFSCSQCGKSFTQKRILKEHVLTHTLEKHITCPQCGKCLSRRRSLENHMLVHAGIKPFSCFQCGKSFTRKANLNYHMIMHAEIKPFSCSQCGNTFTRKASLNNHMIIHTGIKHFS; from the exons ATGATGTTTGTTAAAGAGGAAAGTGAAGAGAACacgagtgaaccagaaacctggagaataaaacaggaagaaccagaaacctggagaataaaacacgaggaaccagaaacctggagaataaaacacgaggaaccagaaacctggagaataaatcACGTGGAACAAGGAG gcCTGATGAAAGTGAAAGAGGAAAGACAAGATCTGAATGAAGTGGAAGAGAAGCATCAGCATCAGAAAGCTCATGATGCCAACACTGGAGAGAAATCAGTGAGTTGCTCCAAAACTGTAAGCAGTTGCTCACAACGCAACATTCAAAGAAAAGAAGCCAAAAGTCCTTTtacctgctctcagtgtggagaGAGTTTCAAACAGAAAAGAACCCTTGACGAACACATGATGAATGTTCACAATGAAAAAAAGCCTTTTACTTGCTCTGAGTGTGGAAATACATTTATACGCAAAGGAAGCTTTAAGTATCACATGCTAAAACATACGGGTATAAAGTCTTTCACCTGCTCTCAATGTGGAAACATGTTCAGTCATCGTGGAAGCCTTTGGAATCACATGAAAATTCATGCTCAGATAAagtctttcagctgctctcagtgtggaaagagtttcacacagAAAAGAATCCTTAAAGAGCATGTGTTAACTCACACTTTAGAAAAGCACATAACCTgtcctcagtgtggaaagtgtttgTCACGTAGAAGAAGCCTTGAAAATCACATGTTAGTTCATGCTGGAATAAAGCCTTTCAGTTGctttcagtgtggaaagagttttacacgtAAAGCAAACCTGAATTACCACATGATAATGCATGCTGAAATAAAGCCTTttagctgctctcagtgtggaaacactttcaCACGCAAAGCAAGCCTTAACAATCACATGATAATTCATACTGGAATAAAACATTTCAGCTGA
- the LOC127952591 gene encoding oocyte zinc finger protein XlCOF6-like, giving the protein MNHMLVHAGIKPFTCSECGKSFTQRKRLTVHVRIHSSEKPFSCSQCGKTFKLKSSLMYHMLAHAGIKPFTCSECGRSFTQKKQLNEHVRIHSSEKPFTCSECGRSFTLKKQLDLHERVHSSEKPFSCSQCGNTFKLKKSLKYHMLVHAGIKPFTCSECGKSFTQRTRLNEHVRIHSSEKPFSCAQCGKSFTLKTQLNKHVPIHSSEKPFSCSQCGMSFTRKASLNDHMIMHTGKNPFNCSQCGKTFKQKRNLVHHKLIHAGKKPFCCSQCGKSFTHKKNLNEHVFIHSSEKPFTCSQCEKSFTRKANLKNHMFIHSGIKPFVCSQCGKSFIQKVQLKIHLITHSSEKSFT; this is encoded by the coding sequence ATGAACCACATGTTAGTTCATGCTGGAATAAAACCTTTTACCTGTTCtgagtgtggaaaaagtttcacgCAGAGAAAACGACTCACTGTGCATGTGCGTATTCACTCTTCTgaaaagcctttcagctgctctcagtgtggaaagacgTTCAAACTGAAAAGTAGTCTTATGTATCACATGTTAGCTCATGCTGGAATAAAACCATTCACCTGCTCTGAGTGTGGAAGGAGTTTCACACAGAAAAAACAACTCAATGAGCATGTGCGTATTCACTCTTCTGAAAAACCTTTCACCTGTTCTGAGTGTGGAAGGAGTTTCACTCTGAAAAAACAACTCGATTTGCATGAGCGTGTTCACTCTTCTGAAAAGCCTTttagctgctctcagtgtggaaacactttcaAACTGAAGAAAAGCCTTAAGTACCACATGTTAGTTCATGCTGGAATAAAACCATTCACCTGCTCtgagtgtggaaaaagtttcacgCAGAGAACACGACTCAACGAGCATGTGCGTATTCACTCTTCTGAAAAGCCTTTCAGCTgcgctcagtgtggaaagagtttcactctGAAAACTCAACTCAATAAGCATGTGCCTATTCACTCTTCTgaaaagcctttcagctgctctcagtgtggaatgAGTTTCACACGTAAAGCAAGCCTTAATGATCACATGATAATGCATACTGGGAAAAATCCTTTCaactgctctcagtgtggaaagacttTCAAACAGAAGAGAAACCTTGTGCACCACAAGTTAATTCATGCTGGAAAAAAGCCTTTctgctgctctcagtgtggaaagagttttacacacaaaaaaaatctcaatgaGCATGTGTTTATTCACTCTTCAGAAAAGCCTTTCACCTGCtctcagtgtgaaaagagtttCACACGTAAAGCAAACCTGAAGAATCACATGTTCATTCACAGTGGAATAAAGCCTTTTGTCTGCtcacagtgtggaaagagtttcattcAGAAAGTTCAACTCAAGATTCATTTGATAACTCACTCTTCGGAAAAGTCTTTCACCTGA